A stretch of the Sphingosinithalassobacter tenebrarum genome encodes the following:
- a CDS encoding acyl-CoA thioesterase: MTRTATDFSTQIRVRYSEIDGQKIVFNSRYLEYADVVLTEFWRWAALDDLGPEWSAAEFNVVRAELNYSAPFHHDDLIEGRTHVARLGNSSMTMRVELRHSITGELHTTVDITSVHLNLETRRPLTIPPRVRERLEALASPANADS; the protein is encoded by the coding sequence ATGACTCGCACCGCCACCGATTTTTCCACCCAGATCCGCGTCCGCTATTCCGAAATCGACGGTCAGAAGATCGTCTTCAATTCGCGCTATCTCGAATATGCCGATGTCGTGCTCACCGAATTCTGGCGCTGGGCGGCGCTAGACGATCTCGGGCCCGAATGGAGCGCGGCCGAATTCAATGTGGTGCGCGCCGAACTGAACTACTCGGCGCCGTTTCACCATGATGACCTGATCGAAGGGCGCACCCATGTCGCGCGGCTGGGCAATTCGAGCATGACGATGCGCGTCGAACTGCGGCATTCCATTACCGGGGAACTGCACACCACGGTCGATATCACCAGCGTGCACCTAAATCTGGAAACGCGCCGCCCGCTGACGATCCCGCCGCGCGTGCGCGAACGGCTGGAGGCGCTGGCGTCGCCGGCTAACGCCGATAGTTGA
- a CDS encoding TIGR02466 family protein — protein sequence MTVKSLFATRFYQGALNDDALLEDVEEACYDLAEADLAGQAWSEQHGYRGYTSYASLTDLPVRDPRFGDLVRHLNRHVAKFARECCFDLGGKRLKLDNLWVNIMEPGGTHSGHIHPHSVVSGTIYVTVPEGAGALKLEDPRLAMLMAAPLRTEDAPEDLQPFVYAQPEPGAIFLWESWLRHEVMQSRAEEDHRVSVSFNYRR from the coding sequence ATGACCGTCAAATCGCTGTTCGCCACGCGCTTCTATCAGGGCGCGCTTAACGACGACGCGCTGCTCGAGGACGTCGAGGAGGCATGCTACGATCTGGCTGAGGCCGACCTTGCCGGGCAGGCCTGGTCCGAACAGCATGGCTATCGCGGCTATACCAGCTACGCGTCGCTCACCGATTTGCCGGTCCGCGATCCTCGGTTCGGCGATCTGGTGCGGCACCTCAATCGCCATGTGGCAAAGTTCGCCAGGGAATGCTGCTTCGACCTGGGCGGCAAGCGGCTGAAGCTCGACAATCTGTGGGTCAACATCATGGAGCCGGGCGGCACCCATTCGGGGCATATCCATCCGCACAGCGTGGTTTCGGGGACCATCTACGTCACCGTGCCAGAGGGTGCGGGGGCGCTGAAACTGGAAGACCCGCGGCTTGCCATGCTGATGGCGGCCCCGCTGCGCACCGAGGACGCGCCCGAAGATCTGCAGCCCTTCGTCTATGCGCAGCCCGAACCGGGGGCGATCTTCCTTTGGGAAAGCTGGCTGCGCCACGAAGTGATGCAGAGCCGCGCGGAGGAAGACCACCGCGTCAGCGTCAGCTTCAACTATCGGCGTTAG
- a CDS encoding winged helix-turn-helix transcriptional regulator, whose protein sequence is MDEAVRQSLREAAASCSLPAALEAMGERWSFLILRGCFSGLRHFEEFQSELGIARNILANRLSRLVEHGILRREPHPDDRRKIEYRLTEKGYALLPTMVALRQWGERWETGVPANPILVDARDRQPIRPVEVLAHDGRQLGKGDLLWAMPGDVDAADATSEAAE, encoded by the coding sequence ATGGATGAAGCCGTTCGACAATCGCTGCGTGAAGCGGCGGCAAGCTGCAGCCTGCCCGCCGCGCTGGAAGCGATGGGCGAGCGCTGGTCTTTCCTGATCCTGCGCGGCTGTTTCAGCGGCCTGCGTCATTTCGAGGAGTTCCAGTCGGAGCTTGGAATCGCGCGCAACATCCTCGCCAATCGCCTGTCGCGACTGGTCGAGCACGGCATCCTGCGCCGCGAGCCGCATCCCGACGATCGCCGCAAGATCGAATATCGCCTGACCGAGAAAGGCTATGCGCTGCTGCCGACGATGGTCGCGCTGCGGCAATGGGGCGAGCGCTGGGAAACCGGCGTTCCCGCCAACCCGATCCTGGTCGACGCACGTGACCGCCAGCCGATTCGTCCGGTCGAAGTGCTTGCCCATGACGGGCGCCAGCTCGGCAAGGGTGACTTGCTCTGGGCGATGCCCGGCGATGTTGACGCGGCGGACGCCACCAGCGAAGCAGCCGAATAG
- a CDS encoding CC_3452 family protein, whose protein sequence is MVRLIQAAAAAAAMLPLVPATSEAQSAGVHYSAVPVAAPEKERIVTRRAVWHCDAQRCVAPRASSRDAVICQSIAREIGRLASFTANGSPFDAAALSECNAYAQS, encoded by the coding sequence ATGGTTCGCCTGATTCAGGCCGCGGCGGCAGCTGCGGCGATGCTTCCGCTCGTCCCCGCAACCAGCGAGGCCCAGTCGGCGGGGGTGCATTATTCCGCCGTTCCCGTCGCCGCGCCGGAAAAGGAACGGATCGTCACACGCCGCGCCGTATGGCATTGCGACGCGCAGCGTTGCGTCGCACCGAGGGCATCTTCACGCGACGCCGTAATCTGCCAGTCGATCGCGCGCGAAATCGGTCGGCTCGCCAGCTTCACCGCCAATGGCAGCCCCTTCGACGCGGCGGCGTTGTCCGAATGCAACGCCTATGCGCAAAGCTGA